ACGGCCTCTGCCAACCTCTCCTTCGTCGTGCACACCGTCATTCGGATATACCCCTCCCCCGGGGCCCCGAACCCGTTCCCTGGCGTCGTTACAATCCCGGCCTTGTCCAATAGATGCGCCGTGAACGTAGCCGACTTGTAGCCCTTGGGCACCTTCACCCACACATAAAATGCGGCAGGCGGGGCATCCACCTCCAGCCCGATTTGTTTGAGCC
The Nitrospira sp. DNA segment above includes these coding regions:
- a CDS encoding aminotransferase class I/II-fold pyridoxal phosphate-dependent enzyme; this encodes LKQIGLEVDAPPAAFYVWVKVPKGYKSATFTAHLLDKAGIVTTPGNGFGAPGEGYIRMTVCTTKERLAEAVERIKKVGW